Sequence from the Sphingobium indicum B90A genome:
GTCCGCCATATCCTCCTCGTCCACGCCGCAGATCCGGCGCAACTGCGGCAGCGCCCCCCTGGCGAGCAGGTCCAGATTGGCCAGCAGCTTCGCCATGCAGGGGTCGTAACGATCCGCCTCCTTCGCCTGCAAGGCCAGGCATTCCGACAGCGACCGCGCCCCCACCCCGGTCGGGTCGAAACCGTGGATCACGCCCAGCACCTGCTCGATCCTGTAAAGCGGCACGCCCATGCCATGGGCGGTCTCCAGCAGATTGACCTCCAGATAACCGGCCTCGTCGATCTGCCCTATCAGTTGCGCGGCGATCATCAGGTCCATGCCTGACAGCGCGCTGCGCGCCTGATCCATCAGATGTTCCTGAAGCCCCTGCTCCGGATTGGCGAAACTGTCGAAATCCGGCGCCTCGCCGCTGCCGCCCGACAGCATGTCCATCCCGCCGCCGGAGCCGATGGCGCCCGCCATCCGGTCGCCCGGCCCGTCGTCGATGAAGGTCTCCGCGCCATAATCCACGTCCAGCGGGGAATCGGCCGCGCCCAGCCCCTGGCCGATCAACTGGTCCGCATCGCCCGTTTCGGCACGCAGGTCATGCTGCTCCGCTGCACGGTCCACCCCGTCGGCGGGCGGCGCGAAATCATCCGTCCCGCCCGCCTCCAGCAGCGGATTCTTTTCCAGTTCGCCCGCGACGAACGCCTCGATCTCCAGATTGGACAGCGCCAGCAGCTTGATCGCCTGCTGCAACTGCGGCGTCATCACCAGCGACTGGCTCTGCCGCAGGTCGAGACGGGGCGCGAGCGTCATCAGTCCTTCCCGCCGCCGCCGTCAGGAAAGGCCCGCCCGCCGCCCATGTCAGAGCGAGAAATTCTCGCCCAGATAGAGCCGCCGCACGTCGGCATTGGCGACCAGCTCCGTCGGGCTGCCCGCGAACAGCACCTTGCCGTCATAGATGATGCAGGCGCGGTCCACGATCTCCAGCGTCTCGCGGACATTATGGTCGGTGATGAGGACGCCGATGCCCCGCGTCTTCAACTGCTTCACCAGGTCGCGAATATCCGCGATGGACAGCGGATCGATGCCCGCGAACGGCTCGTCCAGCAACACGATCGACGGATTGGCCGCCAGGGCGCGGGCGATCTCGCACCGCCGCCGCTCGCCGCCCGACAGCGCCATGGCGGAGGAATCGCGCAGCCGGGTCAGGCCGAATTCCTCCAGCAACTGTTCCAGCCGCGCCTGCCGCGCCGCCTTGTCCGGCTCCGCCAGTTCCAGCACCGCGCCGATATTCTGCGCCACGGTCAGGCCCCGGAAGATGGAGGTTTCCTGCGGCAGATAGCCGAGGCCCAATATCGACCGCCGGTACATGGGCAGGCCAGTGATGTCCTGCCCGTCCAGCACGATGCGGCCATGGTCGGGCCGCACCAGCCCCATCACCGAATAGAAACAGGTCGTCTTGCCCGCGCCGTTGGGGCCGAGCAGGCCGACCACCTCGCCCTTGCCGACGGTCAGCGACACGTCGGCCAGAACGACCCGCTTGTCATAGCTTTTGGCGATGGAGATGACGGACAGGCCTTCTCCCACTTCCTGGGGGGGAAGGGGCGATGCCGGCGCTGTCCGGTCCTGCATCATCACGTCGTCCATCACGTCATCCTTGCTGCCGAATGCTTGTCGCGGGTCCAACCCATGACCCCGCGCGGCAATTGGCAAGCTTTGTGCATGGGAACGCCGCCGGGGCAAGAGGAAAATGGTGTTTCGGACCTTTTTGGGGCCATGATCCGCGACAAGATTGGTGTTGGCGCAGGTGCTTTCAATGCACGTCCGACAGGGAAGAAAAAGGGAAATGCCGGGGCGCCCAATGGCGAAGGCCTGTTCCGGTCGGAAGAAATGGTGCGGTCGAGAGGCACGAATTCGGTGTTACAACGTGTATCAAGGCGTCTCAAAATCCTGTCAGTTTAATCCTTTAAGATCAATCCGATGATCCCCTGTACGCCAGTGACAGCAGAGGGGATGCGCTGAGCTGCTCGGCAATGGATCGAGCGAATTGATTGAGGATGCCCTGCGGGGATAGGTCGCGCCCGGCCTTCCGCCAACCAGCAGCTTCTGGCTGAATGATCCACCATCAAATGCCGGCACTAAACACCTAACAGGAAGCGTGCGTCACGAGAGACGGATACCGCTACTTCTTGCCTATTGCTCAGGGGAAGCGGATTCCGGCGGCTTTGATGTTGCGGCACCTGATCCGCGCTTTTTCAGCGCGACCGCCTGAGCGGACACATAGCCCCGGATTTCCTCTGCCTCCGCCTCGTTGAGATGCTGCTTCCAGCCCACCATGCCGTTGCCCTCCAGCGCGCCGTCGATCACCACCGCGCGCCAGGACTCCCGGTCGGCGAGGAAAGCTGAGCGGCGGAGGTCGGGAATGACGTTCGAGGATACCGCTGCCGGGCCGTGACAGCGCGAACAGTACCTGCCGTAATTCGTTCCGCCTTGGGCGATCTGCTTGCCGGTGAACGGGTCCGCGGTTGGATTGGGCGGCGGCGGCGCGCCGGGTTCGGCGGGAAGCTTGGCCGTGCCGTTCAGGCGGAAGGCGACCATCCGGCCCGGCTGGCGTTCGCGTTCGTCGGCGTCGCCGGCCGCGGGGCTGGCGCCGTTACCAGTAGCTATCGCGACATATTGCACGCCGCGGACGCTGTAGGCGATGGGCGCCGCCTGGACGCCGTTGGGCATCTTGTAGTTCCAGACCTCCCGTCCATTATCGGCGCGGAAAGCGGTGAAGCGGCCGGTCACGGCGCCCTGGCCCTGGAACACCAATCCGCCCGCCGTCGCCAGCACGCCCGCGCGGTCCGCCGGCACGCGCCACGCCTCGGTCTGGGTCACCGGATTCCAGGCGAGCAGATGGGTCGGGCCGCCCTTGAGCTTGCTCAGCAGGCCGGTATTGAAGGGGCCGCGCGTATAGGTCTTGAAATTGGGATCGTCACGTACCTCCGCGCTGTTTTCAAAAGCGTTGAGATAGACGAGGCCGGTCTTTGGGCTGTAGGCCATGGCATGCCAGTTATGCGCGCCGGAGCTGTTGGGCCGCAGGTGGAACGGTCCATCGGTATAGCGGGAATTGGGTGTCTCGATCGGCCGGCCGGTCACCGTGTCGATGCCCGATGCCCAAGTCACGGGGACATAGGGCTTGGCCGAGATCACCTTCCCGTTGGTGCGGTCCAGCACATAGAAAAAGCCGTTCTTCGGCGCGTGCATCAGCACCTTGCGGATCTTGCCGTCGATGGTCAGGTTTCCCAGGATCATCGGCTGGGAGGAATTATAGTCCCAGGCCTCCTGCGGATTCTCCTGATAGTGCCAGATATATTTGCCCGTGTCGGGGTCGAGCGCGATCACCGAGCAGAGGAACAGATTGTCGCCCTTGCCCGCGGTGCGGTATTTCGGATTCCAGGGCGAGCCGTTGCCGGTGCCGATGTAGAGCTGGTTCAGTTCCGGATCGTACGAGATCGCGTGCCAGGCCGTGCCGCCGCCGCCATATTTGGCATAGTCGCCGGACCAGGTCGGGCGCACCAGCTTCTCCATGATCTCGTCCGAAGCGGCGTGGTCCGGCCCCTTCGCGGGATCGCCGGGCACGGTGTAGAAGCGCCACACCAACTTGCCCGTGGCCGCGTCATAGGCCGAGACATAGCCCCGCACCCCGAAATCGGCGCCGGCGTTGCCGATGATGACCTTGTCATGGATCACGCGCGGCGCGCCGGTGATCGTGAGCGCGCTCTTCGGATCGACCGTCTGGGTGCTCCAAAGCTGGGTGCCGGTGCGCGCGCTGATCGCGATCAGCCGCCCGTCGAGCGTGCCGACATAAACCTTGCCCTTGTAGACTGCGACGCCGCGATTGACCGTGTCGCAGCAGACCTTCACCCCCGTGTCGCCCGGCACCATCGGATCGAAGAACCATATCTGTCGCCCGGTGGCCGCGTCGAGCGCGTAGACCTTGCTCCACGACGTGGAGACATACATCACCCCGTCGACCACCAGCGGCTCGGATTGCTGCCCCCGGACCGTGTCGAAGTCGAAGCTCCAGGCGGGCTTCAGGTCCTTGACCGTGTTGACGTTGATCTGATCGAGCTTCGAATAATGGTCGCCGTTGAAGGTGCCGCCATTGACCAGCCAATTCGCCGGTTCGGAGGCGGCGGCGATCATCCGGGCATCGTCGACGGCGCCGGGGTGGACACCTGCCATCGTCGCTGCAAGCAGGGGCGCACCGGCGCCGGTTAAGATAATGATCCGGATTATGCGATTCATTATATTCCCCGTTTTCCTGCTTTTCGCGCAGGATAACCAAGGGGATTAGCGTGTCAATCTATAAACCTATAAGCCATAATATTGATTGTTACAGCGGGGCGGGCGTGAAGAGGAAGCTGCGGTAGCCGCGGGTGAAGCGCTTGATCCGCGCCGTCCATGGCGTTCGGGCGGCGGTGCGCCAAGCATCGCCCGCCGGAATGTCGGACCCGGCGAGCGTGAATAGCGCCAGGTAGCGCGGCGACCCTTCGGATCGATAGCGCGCGATCCCGCTCACGCCCGGCAGCGCGCCCAGGCGCGGCAGATGCTCGGTGTCGTACCAGGCGTTGAATTCCTCCTCCGCCTCGTCCGCGACTTCGAGGAAGTTGCAGAGGAGCGCCGTGGCGTTCGCAATCTCGACAAGGCCGACACAGGCGACGCGCGCGCCACTCCACCGTATCTCGCCCTCGACGGGGGGCGCGGCGATCGGATGGGGGGAGAGCAGCATGCGCGTGACTGGCGCATCCTCGCCTCCCCCGCTGCCGACCCGCGCCCGGCCTGTCAACGCCGTCTCGCCAGCCACGGGCCGGGGCGTCTCCGCCGCGATCAGCAGATGAATCGCCTCGGCGCTCAATCCGCCAGCCCCTGTCGCGTCAGGCGCGCGAGCGTGCGGATCGCGCGCTCCGGCGACCGGCGGAGGGGGATGCCCGCCGCCAGCATCTCCTCGGCCAGCTCGGCGGCGAGCGGGCTGCTCCCGCCCATCAGCGTATAGACCACCGGCTTGGTCGTGCCCGCGAGCGCGGGAAGGGTGGCGCGCGCGTTGCGGAGGCCGATATCCGGTGGCCCGGGCATGATCGCGATCAGCAGGCAGCCCACCGCCGGATCGTCGAGCAGCACGCTTGCGGCGCGGCCATAGACCTGCCAGTCGGTGAGGCCCGCGCCCGACAGATCGACCGGATTGCCCTCCGGGACCGCGTGGCGCGCCGCTTCGCGCAGGCCCTGCGTCGTCTCCGGCGACAGGGAAGCGAGCGGCAACGCCTCGCTCTCGCAGATATCGGCGAGGATGCCCTTGACGCCGCCATCGGTGAGCAGGACCGCCCCGCCGCGCGGCAGGTCGCCGAAGCGCAGCAGCAACTCGCCCGCGTCCCAGAATTCTTCCAGCGTTTCGGTGACGACGCAGCCCGCGTCCAGCGCCGCCGCGATGGTCGCGGCGTGGTCGCCGGTCTCGGCGCCGCTGTTGAAGGCGGCCGCCTGACGCGCGCGAGGCGAGCGGCCCGGATGCAGCAGGACGACATGCTTGTCTTTGCCACGCGCGCGGCGGATCGCGGCGAAGAAGGTCTCCGGCTTCCGGACTTGCTCGGCGAAGACGAGGATCACGTCCGTCGCCGCGTCATCGATCATGAAATCGAGGAAGTCCGCGGCGCAGAGCACCGCCTCGTTGCCCGTGCAGATCGAATAGGAGACCGGCGTGCCCAGCGCCTCCAGCGCGAGCCGCGTCTGTCCGCTGACGCCGCCGGTCTGGGTGATCAGCCCCACCGCGCGCCGTCCTTCCAGCGGCACCGGCTTATGGTTGCCGAACGACAGGGAGAGGCCGTCGGCGAAGTTGCTGAGACCCACGGTGCCTGGCCCCAGCACCGCCACGCCGGCGCGGGCGGCGGCGTCGGCGAGGTCGCGCTGGCGCTGCTTGCCGGCCTCGCCTTCCTCCGCGAAGCCCGAGGCGTAGACGATCGCGGCGCGGATGCCGCGCGCGCCGCATTCGCTGATCGCCGCCGGCACCATGGCCGCATCCATCGTGAGGAGGGCGATGTCGATCCCCTCCGGCAGGTCGAGGATCGTCGCATGGGCGGGGTGGCCGTCGATGGACTGGGAGCGGCTGACGAAATGGAGCGCGGCCGGATCGAAGCCGAAGCGCCGCAGATTGGCGAGCACGCGCATTCCCATGATTTCCCAATGGGTCTGGGGCGCGTCGGCGTCGGGCGGCGCGAGGCCGATGATCGCGATGGAGCGGGGACGCAGGAAGTGCGCGATGCTGTCGGCGTGATCGGACATGTCAGCGGGCGCCGCTCAACTGCCGGGCCACGCGGTCGTCTGCGGTCTCCTGCCCCCGCGCGCGGGCCAGCAGGATCGCGCCCGCGCCGATCAGGGCGGCCACCGCGTAGAGGGGATAATAAGCGGACTTGTCGAGGCCAAGGCCGATCAGGACGCCGCCGGCATAAGGGCCTGCGATCGCCCCGAACCGTCCCATGCCCACCGCGAGGCCGACGCCGGTGCTGCGCGCATGGTCCGGGTAGAGCCGGTTGCTGGTGATCAGCATGCCGGTGAAGGCCGCCTCGATCGAGAACATGCTGAGCATCGCGAACAGGATGAGCGTCACCGGCGAGCTGACCCAGGCGAACCCCATCAGCCCAACGGCGCAGAGCAGCAGCGCGCCCGCCGTGGCGCGGCGCGCGCCCAGCCGCGCCGCCAGGGTGCCGATGGCGAGTACGCCAAGGATCGCGGCGAAGCTGGTCGCCATGCCGACCGCCACCGCCGCCTGTCCCTTGAAGCCGGCGAGCACCAGCACCTGCGGCTTCCAGCTGGTCAGGAAATAGCTGACGAAATAGCGCATGAACGACGCCAGCCAGAGGAACAGCGTTGCCGAGCGCAGCGGTCCGGACAGGATCGCGCCGATGGCGAGCGGCGAGCGGCTCGGCCGCTCCGGCACCGGCGGCAGCGCGGCGAGCTCCGGCTGCTTCAGGCGTCGCAGGATGGCGTTGGCGCGGGCGAGGGCGTTGGCCGGCTGGCGGTTCAGCAGGAAATGCAGCGATTCCGGCAGCAGGACGAAGGCAGCGACCGCGACCGCGCCGGTGATCAGGCCGGCGACGAGATAGATGCTGCGCCAGCCATGGGCGCCGAGCAGCGCCGCGCCGATCGCCGCGCCGATCATCGCGCCGATTGCGAATCCGATATGGACGCAGGCGAGGAAGAAATTGCCGCGCGTCTCGTTGGAGAATTCGACGACGATCACGCTCAGCGACGGCACCAGCGCGCCGATCGCCAGCCCCGCCAGGAAGCGGAACAGGAGCAGCGTCTCCCAGTTGGTGCTGGCCGAGATCGCGATCATCGCCACCGCGCTGGTGGTGGCCGCCGCGAGCACGATCGGGCGCCGGCCGAAGCGGTCTGCCAGTGGCGCGATCAGGATCGCGCCGAGCATCAGCCCCGCCGCCCCGGCGCTCAGGATCAGGCCCATGGTTTGGGGCGCGAGACGCCAGTCCTTCAGGATCGCGGGCGCCGCATAGGCGGTGGCCGTGGTGTCGAGGCCATCGCAGATGTTGATCAGCACGCACAGCGCGACCACCGCGATCTGGAAGGCCGAAAGCGGCGCGTCGGCCAGGAGCGGCCTCACCTTGACGGACGAATTCGCCATGACATCCTTCTTCCTGTTTGTTCCCGCTTTCGGTCCGCCCGCAGGCATACGCGATCTGGACAGAGGCGCCGAATCTGTTTAAACCAAATGACTAGCTGAATGGAACTATTGATAATGGAATACGCATATGGCCAGTGCGCGACAAGCGGAATGTTCGGCGCGGGAACCCGGAGGCTTGGGCGATGAAGCTTTTTTGGTCGTCGCGCTCTCCGTTCGCGCGCAAGGTTGTGATGGTGGCGCATGAAACCGGCCTGCATGATCGTGTCGCGCTCATCCCGTTGCCGATCCCGAGTCCCGTTCCGTGCGTCGAGCTGCATCGGGCCAATCCGATCGCCAAGCTGCCGACGTTGATCGCCGACGATGGCACGGCGATCGCTGATTCCCCGGTGATCTGCGAATATCTCGATCATCTCGGCGGCGGAAGTCTCTTCCCCGTGCCCGGCCCCGCGCGGTGGCGGGCCTTGGGGCGTCAGGCGCTGGCCGATGGTCTGATGGACCAGTTGCTGCTGTGGCGTGCCGAGTTGCGGCGCGCGGAGGCGTGCCGCTCGGCAACTCTGCTCGCGACTTTTGCGGGCCGGCTCGATGCCTCGCTTGATCGGCTTGAGGAACAGGCGGCCGGGGGGGCCTGTGGCGCCGGCTTCGATATTGGCGATCTCACCGTGGGGGTGATGCTCGCCTATCTCGATTTCCGGTTCGCCGAGCGCGGCTGGCGCGACGGCAGGCCGGCCCTCGCAAAATTCCAGGACAGCTTCGCCGCGCGCCCCTCGGCGATCGCGACCGCTTTCGCGGAGAATTAGATGACGGATCCCCGGTCGCTGTCAATCACGCCGCCGCGCAAAGCCTTGCCGGCGGGCGCGTGCGACACTCACGCCCATGTTTTCGGTCCGTTCGACCTCTTCCCGCTGCCGGAGGGACGCACCTATACGCCCCCGCTGGCGACCGCCGACATGCACGCAGAGGCACTCGCCCGGCTGGGCTTCGACCGCGCCGTGATCATTCAGGCCTCGGCCTATGGCTCCGACAATCGCTGCACGCTGGAGGCCGTCGCCCGTGATCCCGTGGCGCGGCGCGGCGTCGGCGTCGCGGACGAGAGCTTCGACGAAGCGCAGCTTGCGGCGCTCCGGGCGGGCGGCATCCGCGGGCTGCGCTTCACCGAGATCATCGGCAAGGATAGCGGCAAGCGCCTCGCCGGCGCCAGCGGCTTCGACACGCTGCGCGCCATCGCCCCCCGGATGCGCGCCGTGGGCCTGCACGCGCAGCTGTTCGCGCCGTTCGACCTGCTGATCGATTGGATCGACGACCTGCTGGCGTTGGACGTGCCGCTGGTGCTGGATCATCTGGCGCGGGTCGGGCCGTCGGACCGGACGGTCGACGATCCCCGGTTCCAGCGCCTGCTCGGGCTGCTGCGCGAGGGGCGGGTCTGGGTGAAGCTGATGGTCTTCCGCAACAGTCGCGCGCCAGAGACCGGCTATGCGGATCTCCGGCCCTTCCACGAGGCGATGACGCGCGCCAACCCGGGCCGGCTCGTCTGGGGCACCGACTGGCCGCTGCTCAACGTGGCGCCGCCGCCGGACCCGGGCGCGCTGCTCGATCTGCTCGACGCGTGGATCGAAGGCGACGCGGTGCTGCG
This genomic interval carries:
- a CDS encoding PQQ-dependent dehydrogenase, methanol/ethanol family; its protein translation is MAGVHPGAVDDARMIAAASEPANWLVNGGTFNGDHYSKLDQINVNTVKDLKPAWSFDFDTVRGQQSEPLVVDGVMYVSTSWSKVYALDAATGRQIWFFDPMVPGDTGVKVCCDTVNRGVAVYKGKVYVGTLDGRLIAISARTGTQLWSTQTVDPKSALTITGAPRVIHDKVIIGNAGADFGVRGYVSAYDAATGKLVWRFYTVPGDPAKGPDHAASDEIMEKLVRPTWSGDYAKYGGGGTAWHAISYDPELNQLYIGTGNGSPWNPKYRTAGKGDNLFLCSVIALDPDTGKYIWHYQENPQEAWDYNSSQPMILGNLTIDGKIRKVLMHAPKNGFFYVLDRTNGKVISAKPYVPVTWASGIDTVTGRPIETPNSRYTDGPFHLRPNSSGAHNWHAMAYSPKTGLVYLNAFENSAEVRDDPNFKTYTRGPFNTGLLSKLKGGPTHLLAWNPVTQTEAWRVPADRAGVLATAGGLVFQGQGAVTGRFTAFRADNGREVWNYKMPNGVQAAPIAYSVRGVQYVAIATGNGASPAAGDADERERQPGRMVAFRLNGTAKLPAEPGAPPPPNPTADPFTGKQIAQGGTNYGRYCSRCHGPAAVSSNVIPDLRRSAFLADRESWRAVVIDGALEGNGMVGWKQHLNEAEAEEIRGYVSAQAVALKKRGSGAATSKPPESASPEQ
- a CDS encoding MFS transporter; the protein is MANSSVKVRPLLADAPLSAFQIAVVALCVLINICDGLDTTATAYAAPAILKDWRLAPQTMGLILSAGAAGLMLGAILIAPLADRFGRRPIVLAAATTSAVAMIAISASTNWETLLLFRFLAGLAIGALVPSLSVIVVEFSNETRGNFFLACVHIGFAIGAMIGAAIGAALLGAHGWRSIYLVAGLITGAVAVAAFVLLPESLHFLLNRQPANALARANAILRRLKQPELAALPPVPERPSRSPLAIGAILSGPLRSATLFLWLASFMRYFVSYFLTSWKPQVLVLAGFKGQAAVAVGMATSFAAILGVLAIGTLAARLGARRATAGALLLCAVGLMGFAWVSSPVTLILFAMLSMFSIEAAFTGMLITSNRLYPDHARSTGVGLAVGMGRFGAIAGPYAGGVLIGLGLDKSAYYPLYAVAALIGAGAILLARARGQETADDRVARQLSGAR
- a CDS encoding DUF4286 family protein, giving the protein MSAEAIHLLIAAETPRPVAGETALTGRARVGSGGGEDAPVTRMLLSPHPIAAPPVEGEIRWSGARVACVGLVEIANATALLCNFLEVADEAEEEFNAWYDTEHLPRLGALPGVSGIARYRSEGSPRYLALFTLAGSDIPAGDAWRTAARTPWTARIKRFTRGYRSFLFTPAPL
- the lptB gene encoding LPS export ABC transporter ATP-binding protein; translation: MDDVMMQDRTAPASPLPPQEVGEGLSVISIAKSYDKRVVLADVSLTVGKGEVVGLLGPNGAGKTTCFYSVMGLVRPDHGRIVLDGQDITGLPMYRRSILGLGYLPQETSIFRGLTVAQNIGAVLELAEPDKAARQARLEQLLEEFGLTRLRDSSAMALSGGERRRCEIARALAANPSIVLLDEPFAGIDPLSIADIRDLVKQLKTRGIGVLITDHNVRETLEIVDRACIIYDGKVLFAGSPTELVANADVRRLYLGENFSL
- a CDS encoding amidohydrolase family protein, producing the protein MTDPRSLSITPPRKALPAGACDTHAHVFGPFDLFPLPEGRTYTPPLATADMHAEALARLGFDRAVIIQASAYGSDNRCTLEAVARDPVARRGVGVADESFDEAQLAALRAGGIRGLRFTEIIGKDSGKRLAGASGFDTLRAIAPRMRAVGLHAQLFAPFDLLIDWIDDLLALDVPLVLDHLARVGPSDRTVDDPRFQRLLGLLREGRVWVKLMVFRNSRAPETGYADLRPFHEAMTRANPGRLVWGTDWPLLNVAPPPDPGALLDLLDAWIEGDAVLRRRILVDNPERLYGFPAQA
- a CDS encoding CoA-binding protein, with translation MSDHADSIAHFLRPRSIAIIGLAPPDADAPQTHWEIMGMRVLANLRRFGFDPAALHFVSRSQSIDGHPAHATILDLPEGIDIALLTMDAAMVPAAISECGARGIRAAIVYASGFAEEGEAGKQRQRDLADAAARAGVAVLGPGTVGLSNFADGLSLSFGNHKPVPLEGRRAVGLITQTGGVSGQTRLALEALGTPVSYSICTGNEAVLCAADFLDFMIDDAATDVILVFAEQVRKPETFFAAIRRARGKDKHVVLLHPGRSPRARQAAAFNSGAETGDHAATIAAALDAGCVVTETLEEFWDAGELLLRFGDLPRGGAVLLTDGGVKGILADICESEALPLASLSPETTQGLREAARHAVPEGNPVDLSGAGLTDWQVYGRAASVLLDDPAVGCLLIAIMPGPPDIGLRNARATLPALAGTTKPVVYTLMGGSSPLAAELAEEMLAAGIPLRRSPERAIRTLARLTRQGLAD
- a CDS encoding glutathione S-transferase family protein, whose protein sequence is MKLFWSSRSPFARKVVMVAHETGLHDRVALIPLPIPSPVPCVELHRANPIAKLPTLIADDGTAIADSPVICEYLDHLGGGSLFPVPGPARWRALGRQALADGLMDQLLLWRAELRRAEACRSATLLATFAGRLDASLDRLEEQAAGGACGAGFDIGDLTVGVMLAYLDFRFAERGWRDGRPALAKFQDSFAARPSAIATAFAEN
- the rpoN gene encoding RNA polymerase factor sigma-54, with amino-acid sequence MTLAPRLDLRQSQSLVMTPQLQQAIKLLALSNLEIEAFVAGELEKNPLLEAGGTDDFAPPADGVDRAAEQHDLRAETGDADQLIGQGLGAADSPLDVDYGAETFIDDGPGDRMAGAIGSGGGMDMLSGGSGEAPDFDSFANPEQGLQEHLMDQARSALSGMDLMIAAQLIGQIDEAGYLEVNLLETAHGMGVPLYRIEQVLGVIHGFDPTGVGARSLSECLALQAKEADRYDPCMAKLLANLDLLARGALPQLRRICGVDEEDMADMIRELRGYDPKPGLRFSTESAAPVTPDLFVRPTREGWAIEVNSATLPRVLINRTYYVELASGPQDRTSKAWLADCLASANWLVKALDQRQKTIVKVASEIVRQQEDFFRKGVEHLKPLTLKAVADAIQMHESTVSRVTSNKYLSCPRGLYELKYFFTSGVSAAGGEGAVSAEAVKSHIKALIAAETADAILSDDTLVDLLRAKGMDIARRTVAKYREAMGIGSSVQRRRQKALRGQAA